A single window of Modestobacter italicus DNA harbors:
- a CDS encoding resuscitation-promoting factor, with translation MRRSVKLSLLALVLLGLVGGSAAWFLAQKTVTITVDGQAREVTTYADTAGEVLADEGLELASHDVVLPAQDAAVDDGDTIVLNRARPLSLTVDGVRSQVYTTALSVDGALDELGYRAENLVLSASRSERLPLDGMDLSIATAKDVTLVADGRQQVVTTTAQTAGELLAEQGITLSPTDRTSLYPAQPLLDAMVLRVTRVQVEDVTEVQPVDYATVETDDPEAYEGDRTVTQEGVEGEQTVTWRVTRTDGVQTGREQVGVAVTTPPVDELVSVGTKEQPVAAASTAVVSADGLNWAALAQCESGGRPNAVSASGTYRGMYQFSRATWAGVGGTGDPAAASVAEQTMRAQMLYARSGAGQWGCGSHLFD, from the coding sequence GTGCGCCGATCCGTGAAGCTCAGTCTCCTCGCCCTGGTCCTGCTGGGCCTGGTGGGCGGTTCTGCCGCCTGGTTCCTCGCCCAGAAGACGGTGACGATCACCGTCGACGGCCAGGCGCGCGAGGTCACCACCTACGCCGACACGGCGGGTGAGGTGCTGGCCGACGAGGGGCTGGAGCTCGCGTCGCACGACGTCGTCCTGCCCGCCCAGGACGCCGCCGTCGACGACGGCGACACCATCGTGCTCAACCGTGCGCGGCCGCTGTCGCTGACCGTCGACGGCGTGCGCAGCCAGGTCTACACGACCGCGCTGTCGGTCGACGGCGCGCTCGACGAGCTCGGCTACCGCGCGGAGAACCTGGTCCTGTCGGCCAGCCGCAGCGAGCGCCTCCCGCTGGACGGCATGGACCTCTCGATCGCCACCGCCAAGGACGTCACCCTCGTCGCCGACGGCCGGCAGCAGGTGGTCACCACCACCGCGCAGACCGCCGGCGAGCTGCTGGCCGAGCAGGGCATCACCCTCTCGCCGACCGACCGCACCTCGCTCTACCCGGCCCAGCCGCTGCTGGACGCGATGGTGCTGCGGGTGACCCGGGTGCAGGTCGAGGACGTCACCGAGGTGCAGCCGGTGGACTACGCCACCGTCGAGACCGACGACCCCGAGGCCTACGAGGGCGACCGCACGGTCACCCAGGAGGGCGTCGAGGGCGAGCAGACCGTCACCTGGCGGGTCACCCGCACCGACGGCGTCCAGACCGGCCGCGAGCAGGTCGGCGTCGCCGTCACCACGCCGCCGGTCGACGAGCTGGTCAGCGTGGGCACCAAGGAGCAGCCGGTCGCCGCCGCCAGCACCGCGGTGGTCTCGGCCGACGGCCTGAACTGGGCCGCGCTGGCCCAGTGCGAGTCCGGCGGCCGGCCGAACGCGGTCAGCGCCAGCGGCACCTACCGCGGCATGTACCAGTTCTCCCGGGCCACCTGGGCCGGCGTGGGTGGCACCGGTGACCCGGCCGCCGCCTCCGTGGCCGAGCAGACGATGCGTGCGCAGATGCTCTACGCGCGCAGTGGTGCCGGCCAGTGGGGCTGCGGCAGCCACCTCTTCGACTGA
- a CDS encoding TatD family hydrolase, with product MSRSTAARANRRGDPVPSPEPLPAPAVDSHTHFDFAVGGEDRRPEDADVDAAIDAAVAVGVPRLVQTGVDVASSQWSAALAERRPEVLAAVALHPNDAGAGAASETALAEIDRLAALPRVRAVGETGLDRYRTGEDGWAAQEASFRAHIDIAKRHGLALQIHDRDAHQEILRVLEEEGPPEHVVFHCFSGDAGFARQCIDRGYVLSFAGTLTFANAGYLREAAASTPLDQLLTETDAPFLTPMPHRGRPNAARLVPLTVRALAEVTGTDLEQLCATLSATAERVFGSW from the coding sequence GTGAGCCGGTCGACCGCCGCGCGCGCCAACCGGCGGGGCGATCCGGTCCCGTCCCCGGAGCCGCTGCCGGCGCCGGCGGTCGACAGCCACACCCACTTCGACTTCGCCGTCGGCGGGGAGGACCGCCGGCCGGAGGACGCCGACGTCGACGCGGCCATCGACGCCGCGGTGGCGGTCGGCGTCCCGCGGCTGGTGCAGACCGGGGTGGACGTCGCCTCGTCGCAGTGGTCGGCCGCGCTGGCCGAGCGCCGTCCGGAGGTGCTCGCCGCCGTCGCGCTGCACCCGAACGACGCCGGGGCGGGTGCGGCGAGCGAGACGGCGCTGGCCGAGATCGACCGGCTCGCGGCGCTGCCGCGGGTGCGGGCGGTGGGGGAGACCGGCCTGGACCGGTACCGCACCGGCGAGGACGGCTGGGCGGCGCAGGAGGCGTCGTTCCGGGCGCACATCGACATCGCCAAGCGGCACGGGCTGGCGCTGCAGATCCACGACCGGGACGCGCACCAGGAGATCCTCCGGGTGCTGGAGGAGGAGGGGCCGCCGGAGCACGTCGTCTTCCACTGCTTCTCCGGCGACGCCGGCTTCGCCCGGCAGTGCATCGACCGGGGGTACGTGCTGTCGTTCGCCGGCACGCTGACCTTCGCGAACGCCGGCTACCTGCGGGAGGCCGCGGCCAGCACGCCGCTGGACCAGCTGCTCACCGAGACCGACGCGCCGTTCCTCACGCCGATGCCGCACCGCGGGCGGCCGAACGCCGCCCGGCTCGTGCCGCTGACGGTGCGCGCCCTGGCGGAGGTCACCGGCACCGACCTCGAGCAGCTCTGCGCCACCCTCTCCGCCACCGCCGAACGGGTCTTCGGCAGCTGGTGA
- the metG gene encoding methionine--tRNA ligase has product MTDRHILTAVAWPYANGPRHIGHVSGFGVPSDVFSRYHRMAGDKVLMVSGTDEHGTPITVAADAEGVTPREIADRNNRVIVQDLQSLGLSYDLFTRTTTVNHRSVSQEIFLGLLKNGYVFPQTTLGAISPSTGRTLPDRYIEGTCPICGYDGARGDQCDNCGNQLDPTDLINPVSRINGETPKFVESEHYFLDLPAFARALGDWLATRTNWRSNVLNFSVNLLEDLKPRSYTRDIDWGVPVPLDGWRDRDDKRIYVWFDAVVGYLSASIEWARRSGDPEAWRQWWQTPDSAAYYFMGKDNIVFHAEIWPAQLLGYNGEGDKGGTPGSYGRLNLPTEVVSSEFLTMEGRKFSSSRNVVIYVRDFLARYDADALRYFIAVAGPENQDTDFTWAEFLRRNNDELVAGWGNLVNRSVSMAAKNIGAVPTPGELTDADRALLATTSGAFSAVGDLLARNRQKAAATEAMRIVGEANKYLSDQAPWKLKEDPARRDTVLHTALQAIKDCNTLLTPFLPHSSQQVHELLGGTGTWSVAPRIDEVTDLDDGSPYPIITGSYGEAQAVWASTPLAPPGTPLAAPTPVFTKLDPSIVEEELARLEAGGKSSTDGEA; this is encoded by the coding sequence GTGACAGATCGGCACATCCTCACCGCCGTCGCCTGGCCCTACGCCAACGGCCCGCGGCACATCGGGCACGTCTCGGGTTTCGGCGTCCCCTCCGACGTCTTCAGCCGGTACCACCGGATGGCCGGCGACAAGGTGCTGATGGTGAGCGGCACCGACGAGCACGGGACGCCGATCACCGTCGCCGCCGACGCCGAGGGCGTGACCCCGCGGGAGATCGCCGACCGGAACAACCGGGTCATCGTGCAGGACCTGCAGAGCCTCGGGCTGAGCTACGACCTGTTCACCCGGACGACGACGGTCAACCACCGCTCGGTGAGCCAGGAGATCTTCCTCGGGCTGCTGAAGAACGGCTACGTCTTCCCGCAGACCACGCTCGGCGCGATCAGCCCGTCGACCGGGCGCACGCTGCCCGACCGCTACATCGAGGGCACCTGCCCGATCTGCGGCTACGACGGCGCCCGCGGCGACCAGTGCGACAACTGCGGCAACCAGCTCGACCCGACCGACCTGATCAACCCGGTCAGCCGGATCAACGGCGAGACGCCGAAGTTCGTGGAGAGCGAGCACTACTTCCTCGACCTGCCGGCCTTCGCCCGGGCCCTGGGCGACTGGCTGGCCACCCGCACCAACTGGCGCTCCAACGTCCTGAACTTCAGCGTCAACCTGCTCGAGGACCTCAAGCCGCGCAGCTACACCCGGGACATCGACTGGGGCGTTCCGGTGCCGCTGGACGGCTGGCGGGACCGCGACGACAAGCGGATCTACGTCTGGTTCGACGCGGTGGTCGGCTACCTGTCGGCGTCCATCGAGTGGGCCCGCCGCTCCGGTGACCCCGAGGCGTGGCGGCAGTGGTGGCAGACGCCGGACTCGGCCGCCTACTACTTCATGGGCAAGGACAACATCGTCTTCCACGCCGAGATCTGGCCCGCGCAGCTGCTGGGCTACAACGGCGAGGGCGACAAGGGCGGGACGCCGGGGTCCTACGGCCGGCTCAACCTGCCCACCGAGGTGGTGTCGAGCGAGTTCCTGACCATGGAGGGGCGCAAGTTCTCCTCCTCGCGCAACGTCGTCATCTACGTGCGCGACTTCCTCGCCCGCTACGACGCCGACGCGCTGCGCTACTTCATCGCCGTCGCCGGCCCGGAGAACCAGGACACCGACTTCACCTGGGCGGAGTTCCTGCGCCGCAACAACGACGAGCTGGTCGCCGGCTGGGGCAACCTGGTCAACCGCTCGGTGTCGATGGCGGCCAAGAACATCGGCGCCGTCCCGACCCCGGGGGAGCTGACCGACGCCGACCGCGCGCTGCTGGCCACCACGTCGGGGGCGTTCTCCGCCGTCGGCGACCTGCTGGCCCGCAACCGGCAGAAGGCCGCCGCCACCGAGGCGATGCGGATCGTGGGCGAGGCGAACAAGTACCTCTCCGACCAGGCGCCGTGGAAGCTCAAGGAGGACCCGGCCCGCCGGGACACCGTGCTGCACACCGCGCTGCAGGCGATCAAGGACTGCAACACGCTGCTCACGCCGTTCCTCCCGCACTCCTCGCAGCAGGTGCACGAGCTGCTCGGCGGGACCGGGACCTGGTCGGTGGCCCCGCGCATCGACGAGGTCACCGACCTCGACGACGGGTCGCCGTACCCGATCATCACCGGGTCCTACGGCGAGGCGCAGGCGGTCTGGGCGTCCACGCCGCTGGCCCCGCCGGGCACCCCGCTCGCCGCGCCCACGCCGGTCTTCACCAAGCTCGACCCCTCGATCGTCGAGGAGGAGCTGGCCCGGCTCGAGGCCGGTGGGAAGAGCAGCACGGACGGCGAGGCGTGA